In Cucurbita pepo subsp. pepo cultivar mu-cu-16 chromosome LG04, ASM280686v2, whole genome shotgun sequence, the following are encoded in one genomic region:
- the LOC111793071 gene encoding calmodulin-binding transcription activator 2-like isoform X3 — protein sequence MYCTAIMPMEKKMRTFKGAVIGCLKSDFVFTSLLLIACCRHLMHIVFVHYLEVKGNRTNIGAVVETDEVSSSSQKSSPMSSSYSSSRNQAAFENADSPSPTSTVTSSYEDADTEDTYQETSRFHSFSTSPLVNNGLLVNKKEAGASNLYFPHSSSNNVEAWPSAPAVEYVPQVQKDGLSSDGGTGVIGSQKTLTSASWEEIFQQCTTGFQTVPSQVLNSWIEPLSSGTVLGQENSIPGKLLAGNSAIKEDFKSSLTMASTCQVPFEDNTSSFSKGHVDQFPDLYSVYDINGKLTEQKSHNATFGSGHAHPSIENKELFSKNFEPQFNEGELYSATRLNSENDISKEGSISYSLALKQSLVDGEESLKKVDSFSRWVSRELVEVDDLHMHPSSGLSWSTVECGDMVDDSSLSPSLSEDQLFSITDFSPKSTLLDLETEVVIIGKFLGNNHATKCYWSCMFGEVEVPAEVLADGILCCHAPPHSVGQVPFYVTCSNRLACSEVREFDYLADSAHDVDVTDVYTAGATEELHMHLRFERLLSTRSSDPPNNLSEGALEKRNLIKKLISIKEEEDCYGEEPNSQNDQNQHQSKESLFIKLMKEKLYSWLIRKVIEDGKGPNILDDKGQGLIHLAAALGYDWAIRPIVATGVSLNFRDVNGWTALHWAAFYGRELTVGTLITLGADPGLPSDPSPGNPSGTTPADLASVRGQKGIAGFLAESSLTSYISSVSMADTKKDGVLDASEGKAVYTAAERKATPINDGFMPGDLSLKDSLTAVCNATQAADRIHLMFRVKSFQRKQLSERGPDEFGYSDDSAISFVAARARKSRLSNSPDHAAAVHIQKKFRGWKMRKEFLLIRQRIVKIQAIVRGHQVRKQYKKIVWSVGILDKIILRWRRKGSGLRGFRSDTVAKTPPSVVMEPREEDDEDFLKKGRRQTEERFQKALTRVKSMAQYPEGRDQYRRLLTVVQKCRETKVSNISITSTSEEIIEGDDMIDIDSLLDDDALMSMTFD from the exons GGTAATAGAACCAATATTGGAGCTGTTGTTGAGACAGATGAGGTTTCATCGAGTTCACAGAAGAGCAGTCCTATGAGTTCTAGCTATTCCAGCAGTCGTAATCAAGCAGCTTTTGAAAATGCAGATTCCCCCAGCCCAACCAGCACTGTGACATCGTCATATGAAGATGCTGATACTG AAGACACTTACCAAGAAACTTCAAGATTTCACTCATTTTCAACATCACCACTAGTGAACAATGGTCTTCTggtgaataaaaaagaagctGGTGCATCAAATCTTTACTTTCCACATTCCTCTTCCA ATAATGTTGAAGCTTGGCCATCGGCTCCTGCCGTGGAATATGTACCACAAGTTCAGAAAGATGGACTTAGTAGTGATGGTGGTACAGGTGTGATTGGTTCTCAGAAGACACTCACCTCTGCCTCGTGGGAAGAGATTTTTCAACAATGCACAACTGGATTTCAAACAGTACCTTCTCAGGTTTTAAACTCTTGGATTGAACCTTTATCTTCTGGAACTGTCCTTGGACAGGAGAATTCAATTCCTGGCAAGCTTTTAGCCGGTAATAGTGCTATTAAAGAGGACTTTAAGAGCTCACTGACAATGGCATCGACCTGTCAG GTTCCTTTTGAAGACAATACTTCATCCTTTTCAAAAGGGCACGTTGACCAGTTTCCAGATTTATATTCAGTTTATGATATCAATGGCAAGTTAACTGAGCAGAAATCTCATAATGCAACTTTTGGAAGTGGTCATGCTCATCCTAGCATAGAGAATAAGGAGcttttttcaaaaaacttCGAACCACAGTTCAATGAAGGAGAATTGTATTCTGCAACAAGGTTGAATTCTGAAAATGATATATCTAAAGAAGGTTCCATCAGCTATTCTTTGGCTTTGAAACAATCATTAGTAGATGGAGAGGAGAGTTTGAAGAAAGTCGACAGTTTCTCACGGTGGGTATCTAGAGAGCTTGTGGAAGTTGATGATTTGCACATGCATCCATCATCTGGCTTGTCTTGGAGCACTGTAGAATGTGGTGATATGGTGGATGATTCGTCATTAAGCCCTTCTCTTTCTGAAGACCAGCTTTTCAGTATAACAGACTTTTCTCCGAAGTCGACACTTCTAGATTTAGAAACCGAG GTTGTGATTATAGGAAAGTTTCTGGGGAACAATCATGCCACAAAATGTTACTGGTCATGTATGTTTGGGGAAGTTGAGGTTCCTGCAGAGGTTTTGGCTGATGGGATTCTGTGCTGTCACGCACCACCACATAGTGTTGGGCAAGTCCCTTTTTATGTTACATGTTCCAACAGATTAGCTTGTAGCGAGGTGCGTGAATTTGATTACTTGGCAGACTCTGCTCACGATGTAGATGTTACCGATGTATATACCGCTGGTGCTACAGAAGAATTACATATGCATTTGCGGTTTGAGAGGTTACTATCCACTAGATCTTCAGATCCTCCAAATAATCTCTCAGAAGGTGCCTTGGAGAAACGGAACTTGATCAAAAAGCTCATCtcaataaaagaagaagaagattgttATGGGGAAGAGCCAAATTCTCAGAATGATCAAAATCAGCATCAAAGCAAGGAATCTCTTTTTATAAAGCTGATGAAAGAAAAGCTGTACTCATGGCTTATACGTAAAGTAATTGAAGATGGAAAAGGTCCTAATATATTGGATGATAAGGGACAGGGATTAATTCATTTAGCTGCAGCTCTTGGCTATGATTGGGCAATCAGACCAATTGTAGCTACTGGAGTGAGTCTGAATTTTAGAGACGTTAATGGATGGACTGCTCTTCATTGGGCAGCATTCTATGGCAG GGAGTTGACAGTTGGAACTCTTATAACTTTGGGCGCCGATCCTGGATTGCCGTCAGATCCATCTCCAGGCAATCCTTCGGGCACAACGCCTGCAGACCTTGCTTCTGTAAGGGGACAGAAGGGGATCGCTGGTTTTCTAGCGGAGTCGTCATTGACCAGCTACATCTCATCTGTATCAATGGCAGATACCAAAAAAGATGGTGTGCTAGACGCTTCAGAAGGGAAAGCTGTGTATACCGCTGCTGAACGGAAGGCAACACCAATAAATGATGGTTTTATGCCTGGTGATTTGTCCTTGAAGGATTCGTTGACTGCTGTCTGCAATGCTACTCAAGCTGCTGATCGTATACATCTGATGTTTCGAGTAAAGTCATTTCAGAGGAAGCAATTATCAGAGCGTGGACCTGATGAATTTGGATACTCAGATGATAGTGCTATTTCGTTTGTCGCTGCCAGGGCACGCAAGTCTCGACTAAGTAACAGCCCAGACCATGCTGCTGCAGTTCACATACAGAAAAAGTTCCGTGGTtggaaaatgagaaaagaatTCTTGCTAATACGTCAAAGAATAGTGAAAATTCAG GCCATTGTGAGAGGACACCAGGTGAGGAAGCAATACAAAAAGATTGTCTGGTCGGTAGGAATATTAGACAAGATTATTTTGAGATGGAGACGGAAGGGGAGTGGTTTGCGAGGCTTCCGATCAGATACAGTTGCCAAGACTCCGCCCTCTGTGGTGATGGAACCACGTGAAGAGGACGACGAAGATTttttgaagaaaggaagaagacagACTGAGGAAAGATTTCAAAAAGCACTTACTAGAGTCAAGTCCATGGCTCAATATCCTGAGGGACGGGACCAATACCGTAGGCTACTTACCGTGGTTCAAAAGTGCCGAGAAACCAAG GTGAGTAATATAAGTATTACTAGTACTTCAGAAGAGATAATAGAAGGTGATGACATGATTGATATCGACTCACTGCTGGATGATGATGCTTTGATGTCTATGACATTTGATTGA